Below is a genomic region from Neurospora crassa OR74A linkage group VII, whole genome shotgun sequence.
tgctggtgctggggtCCTAGTGGCTGCTGATGGAGACCCTGATGGGGATGTGGTTGCAGCTGCGGTTGATACTGATGgatcggcggcggcgggtgcGACTGCGGATGACCGTGAATCTGGACGATGTGAGGAGCGATGCCGTGACCCTGGggtggcggctgctgctgctgctgttgctgctgctgctgctgctgctgttgccgtGGTGCAAAATGCTGCACGTAATGTTGACCTCCAAACGCGACGTGTCCACCAGGTCCAGGCGCGGGAGCGACAGACGGATGGAATGTTGGTGTTCCTGGAACACCACCAGAGAAGGACTGACGGTGCGATGATCCGGAGCCAGGGCCAGGACCAATAGCCAGCGGCACAGGCGCGATGAATGTTGGGTGAGCTTCTGGCGGAGGCGACTCCTTGTTCGAGAGATCTGTCGTCAGCTTACTACTTCACACGCTTCCTTTCCAACGCTTTCTTACTAGTCTGTCCCACAGtggaggtagaggaggagcagggagGTGTGACAAGCTTTTGTCTAGTGCAAAGAAGGTTTGACGGAAGCGCGCAGGGAAACTTCGTTGTGTGTGCCGAGGATCGATGGCGCGGCAAGAGGCAATGGGAACGAGAAAAAATTGACAAGGATGAGTGAAAGAGAACTGAAAGAGGGTAACCCAGTTCAAGGGATAGTAGAGGAAGTGGCAGGAGGGGAGAAAACTGAGACAAACACATGTTGAAAGAGGGagagtaaaaaaaaaagaagaaaagaaaaagaaaaaaaaaaaaaccaataCAAGGGAGGCACTGACAGGTTGACTCTGGCACTAGCCTCGGTCTCGAACGGAAACGAAACGAGGGATGACCCGGACGTGGGAGAGCGGGATGGGTCGAGTCATGAAGAGTGAGGCTGCGAACGAGGAGTGAAATCAAACATAAAGGACGGAATGACAGAACCAGGAAGAAGCACTGAGGAACAGGTGaatgggatggatgaatgtGGGGTTGGGAAAATTCTCAAAAGCACGCATTGAGAGCCACTTTGTTTGctctcctgctcctctcTGGAGGGAGCGGCTCCTATGGGCCTGGCAACCACCTCGCAACAGAAAACAATTCAGAGAATGACGCTCAAAGAAACCAGCTTCGCTTACATTGGGCTCACGAGGGCGACGATGGACCGCCCCAATGAGGGGAGGCGCATTCGGGCTTCTCCACGTCGGTTTCGGCAAGTCGTCCGTCTCTTTGGCGTCGGCTTGCAGCAGATGCTTGATGGGACTGGGGATCTTCCTCATGGTGCGCGGCACAGGCCAGAGATCCATCTCATAGTCCTGGTCGCGAACCTCTTCGGGCAGACAGCTGGACCACGTCTTGACCTTGTTGAACTTGCATTTCTCTTCGTTGTACCGCGCCTCGCAGACATACACCATCTTGTTATAGGGCAATCCGCGAGGGCGGCCCTTGGGGTAGCGGGTAATGAACATGACGAAGCATCGGTCCTCGATTTCTTCGATCCGGTGGTCGCGATACTGGCCTGTCTTGACCACCTCGTTCTCGTAAAAGAACTTGTCATAGCGATGGACCGTCTGTTCTGGGCGATAGAACCAGCAGGCGTTCACCCACTTCTGGCCAGACTTGTCCGACCACATGCGGTAGATCTGCGCGACTATGGGCTTGGAAAGATCGTTGGGGTTACGGATGTGAACCCAATCACCTATAGTCATAGTCAGTCATCTGAACTCAAGATGgttggcgctggcgctggcgcttTTCCTTGGGGCCCGGATGCATGAACACATACCCACTCGCCACAGCTCGCCTCCGTGCTCAATGCTGTCCAAGGGCAGCTTTCCATCTGCGTCGCGAAAGTCATCGTCGGGCTTGGCCTTTTCCTGCTCCGTGAGGGCGCGCGCCTCTTTTTGTAGTTCAACCGCATCTTCATACTCTTCACTCCCCTGTTCGTGGAAGAGCTTGGCATTCTCAAACATGAGTTCCAGGTCCTGGAGGACTTGGTCGAGATATTGGTACTTTTTACGCTTGTGCTTCCTGATGATCATATCCAACGCAATTGGGTTGCGCACGGCGGCGTAGTAACCCGGGCTTTCTGACTTGTCAGGGAGCCTCTGAAAGTGATTGATGCGCACATGGCCATTTTCGTTTTTGAATTTCCGCAGCCCCTTGAGTAGGGCCTGTATCCTGGCCTCTTGCGGCGTGAGGACCTTGAGGGGTCTCGTGTGCTTCTTTTGggcctcatcatcgtcgtcatcttgTTTCCTTCTTCGAGACCGGCCACCGCGTCTCCGTCCACGCCGGCGCCGCCCATCCGAGTCGACAGCATCCGAGTCATCCGATTCtgattcttcctcctcctcttcctcctcttcctcatcctcttcctcttcggggGTTGGCGAATCTTCAAACTCGGGTAACGGACCGTAGTCGGGGATCTCGGCGTCTTTTTCGGTAATGTCCCCCTTCCGGACGAGTTCGGCAAGCTTTCCTTTGAAAACCTCGAGCAACCGACCGGCGTCGGAGAAGATGGGGGCGGAGGGTCTATTGTAAACTTGTGCGTTGTGGCATATGCGCGTCACGTCTTGAACGAATTCGTTGAAGCTTGTGTAGCTCTTTTTGCCCAGCTTACCCTGCAGTGTTGCGAAGAAACATGGTCAGCTCTGGCTTCATGAGTGCAGGGCAGCGAAACATGTCAACCTACCCTGATGGTGCTGAAGGCCATGGGGGTCTTGATAACCTCAAAGTAATCGGGAAGACTCCGCTTGTTGACTAACCTCTGGAAGCCAGAGGCAATCTCGTAGTCCCTACAGACAAGATGGTTAGCGTGCCGATAGGTTCGCGAGGCACAGCATGAGTACCTGAGCGCAGCAGGGGGCAGAGGGTGACTGACTCTCCATCCACCTTGATGGTGTACCGACACAGGTACTCGGACGTGTCTCTGATTAGCTGTAAGAGATCCTTGGCAGAATCactctcttcttcgtcttcttcgtcctgaTCGtggtcctcgtcctcgtcgtcttctcgGTCATCGGCCATGTCCGCATCTTGGTCTTTGTCGGTGGGTTTGCGCGGCTCGTCGTCTTTGGCATCGGCATCCTCCATGTCTACATCGTCATCGACGTCGCCCTTGGCCTCGATGGACTCGCGTACCTCGATCGCGTCACGGGCCGGGGCAGCAGCCATAATATTGCTATTGGTGTTGCTGGACTGTCGTCGCGTGGTTCTGGGGGTGGTTCTGGCGGCTGTCCTGGTCGGGGCAGCAGCTGAAGAAGTGGTGTTCCTCTTGGCGGGGGAGGAGTCGCCTCTGCTGGGGCGCTCGCGCAAAGTGGGCATCGCGGCTACGCAAGCTAGTGTAGGTACGCAAGCTACGGGGATGTGGTAACGGGAGGGCAGattgtagtgtagagagCTGGGACGGTAGCGCAAGGGTGGACTCCTAGACTCCTCTCCCCGGTCGGTTTGTCTGTGTTTCTCCAAGGTGTTTCCGTCCGCCAGACAAACCAAACacgcagcggcagcagcagcagcagcagcagcagcagcagcagcaggtgcTCTCCCTCACACATACACGGTTCTCCACGCGCAGTCCAGAACacagacacagacacagGTTCAGACGCCCGCTGCTGGAGCCAAGCCACACCCTATGTCTAAGGTAGCAGTAGTAGTGGTAgtagcagtagtagtagcagtagtagtagaagtAGTAGTTGGTTGGCGTGTTGGCtctgttgttcttgttggtgGGTGTTGATTGGGGTACCGTTGCCGGGGCCGCGAGTCAGTCTGTGTGCGTCGATGGCAGAAACCAAGAGGACGACGATCTCCTAAAAGATGCCCACCAAGGATACCTCGTGTAGaaagtagtgtagtgtagtgtagtgatGGCTAGCTCTTCCTGGGGAAACACGCGAAACCAAGACGAGGGTCCAATTGGTGTCGATTGCGGCATTGACAGTGACTGGCTGGTTGGGTCGCTTGTCCGTCGCCTCCAGCACTTCAGTTCCCTTGGGAGTCCACCTTAACCGCACCTTAACGTCTTAAACGTGCTATTAGACGCGCCAAACCCTCGTTAGTTGCTTAGGTAGGTTGACAGTAACGGGTTCAGTTGATCGCCTGCCACGAATGCATGACCCCTGACCATCTGTTATGTACTTAGCTAAGGTTCCATGCTGTGTGGGCTGGACCGTGCGTGATTGCCCGGAAAGGCCGATCCACTGCGGCCCCGAGCCCCGCGACgggcggggaggagggggtgagCCCCGGTGGGCAGAGCAGCTGCTTAGCGCCTTGCTCAACGCTTGGGCGGGGCTTAAATGCTTGGACTGCCTGTTACATTACATTACATATATCGATCTTATAAGACCGGGACTCTATACGTAGGGCTCCTCTGTCTCTGAGGACTTTACTGCATACAAGTAGGGGTAACTAGAGGTAtaggtactacctctacgtacgtGTGTCATCCGTTGTACACTTCAGATCGTGTCGACGCAACATCCACATGGCAGTCCGAAAAAGAGGAACCGGACCGCGTGGTGTTTCTGCTGTGCCATACAGCTCAGGTCAAAGTGTcacgtacctctagtgtacgGGCATGGGCGCTAATCATGTCGCCAACCCACAGTGACGTTTCACGCCCCGTTCGTTGTGGGAATTCCCCCCATCAGCTTGAACGGTTCCCGCATTGTACCTCTCCCCCCTTATTGATACACTACTAGTACCGTAAGCTGTAAGAATGACACCtcatcagcaacatcaaTCTTGTCACCTGGACTCCTTGTCTTTCAAACTGTTGGACGAACCAACCAGGGCAGTTTGAGGTTGCAGCTTGCTCTCGTCCCATCTGGGTTGACATCGTGACATACTTCGATCTGGCCGCGCTTGCATGAACTGTTCCGCTTGTGTGTACCTTGACCCCTGGTTtgtccacctcctccacttgACTACTAAAAGACCCATAACCTTTCTCTTGGAAAGGTACACCTTGAGTCTTGGGAAACCGTAGTTACAAGGAAGAGCTTACCATCCATCCTAACTTGCGCAGACAGAGCACCACACCGCCGGTACAGCCCTCCTTCCGTTCACATCGGCGCATAGAGGTACCATATCACTATCCGAACCAGGACAGGAACCTGACGGAAGCTCTTATATACCCACCAAATGGTCTCTGCACTTGCGTCGACCTCTTTGGCCAGCTTTGAATATAACTCTCGACTTTCACCCAAACCTAGATAAATTATCCACCATATCCAATCTCACGGCGGATCTCTATCCAGGACATCGACCGTATCACCTATCCTCAAAGTATACTGTTGTCAACACTAgcacaccatcaccaacgccaaGTGAGACCAATGCCGCAAATTCAGTTACGCCTCAGGACCCCCAGCGGCCAAACCCGCCTTGAAGTCGACGACGAGTCCATCTTGCAAGACCTGGTGGTCCAGATAAGGACGGCCACCAAGATCGACAAGTTCTCGTTGAAATATGGCTACCCCCTAAAAGATCTCGATATCAGCAATGAAGCGCAGAAAGTCACCCCGCTCAAGGACCTCAAGCTGCGCGGAGAGACAATTGTCGTGGCTCCTCTGGAAAGCGCTGCTTCGTTACCTGCGGCAGAGCCAGAAAAGCCCAAGTTCACCCCAAAGGGCATTGAGCCGGATGAGACGTCCATTGAGTGGCCTGAAAGAGGCGGATATCTTGGTGAGCGCTCACTCTACAAGCAAATCCTGATTACCCTATACGATTGTTCGTATAACTTGTGATGAGTGTATCCTAACGGAGAAACCCGCCCTGCACGACACAGTCCTCCGCGTAATGCCCGATGACAACAGCTGCATGTGTAAGTTTCACCACCCTTCACACCCTTCACACCCATTCATAACCCATTTCACCACCGCCCGTCCGCCCCCTTGCGCACGCACTCACTTACTCATTCACTCTCTCATCCCACTCATCCCACTCATTCACTCGCTCACTTTCTCGCCTCTGACAACCATAACAGTCACAGCAGTAGGCGGCGCCCTCTCCATCGCCAACCCGTCCGCCGTCCTCCGTCGCCAAGTATCCAACTACATCCTCTCCCACCCCACCGAGTACACCGCCGCGATCCTTGGCTCCCCGCCTTCGGTCTACGCCTCCCGCATGCTGCAGTCAGACGTCTGGGGCGGCGCCATTGAGCTGTCCATCCTCTCGGACATTTACAACATTGAAATCTCTTCGATCGACGTCAAGTCTCTCCGGGTTGACCGGTTCGGCGAGGGCAAGAGCCTGAGAATCCTGATTCTCTACTCGGGCATCCACTACGATCGTATCGCCTTTGCCATGGATCTGAGTTATCCCGTCGAGGTGGACGTGACAAAGTGGAGCacggaggacgaggaagtgTTGGATAAGGCGAGAAAGTTGGCGGAGCAGTTGCAGCGGATGCATTATTATACGGACACGACGGATTTTGTGATCAAGTGTGAGATGGATGGGTGTGGATGGATTGGACAGGGGACGAAGGATGCGGCGAAGCATGAGAGGGAGACGGGGCATGGGAGGTTTGGGGAGATGGAGATTaagtgaggatgagggaggaaggaagaaagacagAAGCGAAAATGGACAAGGAACGGGGCAAGAAAGGTGAAGGGGATGATGGAAGGGGGGCGATGTGAACAACGCGGGAACTCGCCGGGTGAGGCTGTCGGAAGCCGAATGTTGAGGGTCTCCAAGGGGTTCATATATACAATCACACTTGTACCTACGTCTCGTACATAATGATTGCCGATTGACATTTTCACTTGTTGCATGTATGTTCCTGGTGGCATAGATACATAGTAGTACTCCCCAATCCCCCCATCTACGCCGCGCTATGCCATGTCCGTCGGTGCACGTCCTGCCGCCCGGTTCGGATCCCGCACCAACGTCACACAGAGTGGAGACCCGAGAATCCGGGGAAACGGCGGGGCGGGGGTGCCTACGGTGTGCGCCGCCGGGGGACCCACTATTTGATGCTACGTACCGTGTCGAATCCTTCCATCTCCGGGCGTGAAAATGGTCacaaagaaaggaaaaaaaaggaagaatcCCAGACTCTAACTTGCTTTTATCTCAAGTCGTGTTCAGTCGGTCCAGCGAAGTTTAATATGTGCAGACCAGGTCAACGGAACCCAGCTGTTACCTTATCAACCGCACCGGACAGGAGGCCGAGCCCAAAATTCGTCACAGTTACCTCGGCATCTCTCCAGCTAGATATCTCTACTAGGGTAGGACCTGTTTGGCCCAACACCAACGGGAGTGCTTACGACATTCTATATCACCAACTTCGCGCTCAAACATCTGGATGTCGGATTGGTTCCTGGTGTTGAAGAAGAATCAATACCTACTCCAGCCCGAAACAGCAGATGTGCTCTGACGAGTGACAACCAATCGGATCACCACCGTcccagacagacagacagccaGAAACCAAAGCCAGCCCGAGCGCGGAACTGAAGCTGAAGCGCTGCAGGCCAGGTGTCCCGCGCAGTCAGCCCAGTGTTTCAGGACACACCATTGGCTAAACCTTGAACGGCCCTACGGCGGCAGTGGTATGGTACATAGCGTACTACCATGTCCGCCGACTTCTGGGCCGGATACGTCTCCGGCGCCATAGGCATCGTCATCGGCAACCCGCTTGACATTCTCAAGGTCCGCCTCCAAGCCGGCGGCggctcttcctcgtcgtcgtcttcctcctcttcttccctacTACCCACCCCAATCCCAAACTCAAccccgtcaccaccaccatcagcagcagcagcagcagcagcagcagcagcagcaccgccAACCACCTCAGGcacaccatcaacaacctcgTGGATCCGGCCCTTCCTCAGGGGCACTGCTGCCCCGGTCCTCGGCTACGGCGCCCTCAACGCCCTCTTATTCGTCTCCTACAACAGAACCGAATCAGCCATCAACCACTTTGTTTTCGGAATCGACCCCTCTCTACCTTTACAAACGGGCGTCAACCTCTGGAGTACCTGGATCGCGGGCGCCGTAGGCGGGTTGGCTACGTGGGTGGTGAGCACGCCTACCGAGTTGATCAAGTGTCGGGTTCAACTTGCAGcagaggagcagcagcagcagcagcagcagcaggggcagcaaGGATCGAGGAGGGGGACAATccaaggtagtagtagtagtagtagtaggaggaggaggagggggggaataGGGATTGTAGGAACAGAGAAAAAagggtcatcatcatcatcatggcaaGTCACCAAACACGTCCTCCGCACCCAAGGAATCAAAGGCCTTTACTTTGGCGGGGCGGTGACGGCGCTGAGGGATAGTATCGGGTACGGTTTCTATTTTTGGAGTTATGAGTTGAGTTCGAGATGGAtggtggctgctgctgctgcttcctcttcctcttcctcttcttcttcttcttctcaggCCGGAGGTATCTTGACCTCCGAAGCAACCCGCGTCCTTCTCTGCGGTGGACTGGCGGGAATCATCACTTGGGCGAGCATTTTCCCCCTGGACGTGATCAAGACACGGGTGCAGACCCAGGGgatccttccacttccacttgcttcGGGTTCGGGTGTTATCGAAACCCAAGGGGAGCAAACTGCACTCTTGGACAGGACGGCGAGCCAGCGGAAGCAAAGGCCATTGGGAGCTTGGGAAGTCGCCAAGTTGACCTACAGAGAGGGCGGGGTCAAGCCGTTCTTTAGGGGGTTGGCGGTCTGTAGTGTCAGGGCTTTCATCGTCAATGCTGTGCAGTGGGCAATGTATGAGTGGATCATGACGGAACTTGGGCAGGGCAGGAGGGCGAAGGCATCGGGCACCGGCGGTGTCGAAGCGGAAACTTTGGGAGGCGGCGAGCTTGCTGGGATGGGTGCTGCTTGAGGCGCCGCCATAGATCAGATGGAAATGTCATTTTCCCTTCAGCCACGCAGCCGGAACGTTCCTACCAAGCATGTGCAGTCAAACAGTAGGCAAAATATCTGAGGGGATCAAAGAGTGTCCAGAAAAGAACTTGATTTTACAGGATGACACATTGACTTAAACCGTTTGTTCAGGGGCGGCTGCGTTATATTCACCTCTACGTACCAGCCCGGCACACAACCAGCCATTGAGCCTGGAAATGACTTCCTCACTAGTCCTGAACTCCTTGTGCGTCAGCCATCGTCGTGATCGCTTCCTTCTACTGCACATAGCGTGCATTAGACTATATAGACCAGTGCCTTCTCCTATCTTGGCCGTGCAGGCAAGCATGATGCAGACCTTCAGCAATCAGTCCCGACAGTAGAGCGCCCACATATCGTTACCATCTTGCACAGGTCGTGTTACTTAATTGTACTTCCATGTTTTTTCCTCATTGCAAGTCGCTATCGCTTCTCTCCCACTGTGCCCGGAATAAAGAGGACTACAACTCATTTCTAAACGAGCGGGAGTTCACGCGAACATAGTTGCGGCAGCTCCTACCCCCCATCTAACAGTCTCGCTGAGCTGACCAAAGTAAACCAGCAAATAGGTCACCTACTTAAACATACACGCACAACTCCGCCAACTCCCTGCAAACTCAACGCAATGATCCTGGAGCTACAGGCTGGGTATCAGATCCTACCAGCATTATCGACGCGAAGGTAGGAGAAGCGCGCACACCGCGACCTTACATTACAACCTATTTGTAACCCTTGTTAGAATCCGTCCAAAAGAATAGAGGAAAGCAAAAGCCAGGAGAAGTAAACTTACGCAGTCGCTGTCGTTTTTCCCCTGCGGGATGCCCATCTCCTCAAAAGTAGCCGGTCCATTTCCGACAGTCTTGCCATCGGGATGCTCATTGTTGGATTTCCCACCAGCGCCCCCGTGCCCCGGCAGCCTTGTCGTGCTGGCTGCGCTCGGCGTCGGACTCGCGGAAGGTCCAGGACTATGGGTAGGTTTACTATGTGGGTGAGgcggttggtgttgctgtacTGGCGGTGCGCTTGCTATCCTTCCGATTCCAGCTCCAGATGGACCTTGGCCTCCATTCGAACCCGGTCTGCCTCCCGTAGCTAGACTGTCCAATCTATCTGGCCTTGGCATGGGACCACCGTTCCCGGGAGTCGGAGTGCCGGTCGGGAACCGCCCAGGCATAGGAGGAGCACCCTGCCCATGACCGTAAGCATCGCTGTTTGGTCTGTTGCTGTTTGTCCTAGAGCCATAGCCTGGTTGCGCGCCACCACTCATCACGGGCGGTAGGCCTGGACTCTGTTGAGGACTATGCATGGCACCTCCAACCTGCTGAGCCGGAGGATAATTGCCAGCATTCGGATTGGGCTTCTGCAGTCTTTGTCTCATAGGATCGCCAATGGGTGC
It encodes:
- a CDS encoding solute carrier family 25 protein yields the protein MSADFWAGYVSGAIGIVIGNPLDILKVRLQAGGGSSSSSSSSSSSLLPTPIPNSTPSPPPSAAAAAAAAAAAPPTTSGTPSTTSWIRPFLRGTAAPVLGYGALNALLFVSYNRTESAINHFVFGIDPSLPLQTGVNLWSTWIAGAVGGLATWVVSTPTELIKCRVQLAAEEQQQQQQQQGQQGSRRGTIQGSSSSSSRRRRRGGIGIVGTEKKGSSSSSWQVTKHVLRTQGIKGLYFGGAVTALRDSIGYGFYFWSYELSSRWMVAAAAASSSSSSSSSSSQAGGILTSEATRVLLCGGLAGIITWASIFPLDVIKTRVQTQGILPLPLASGSGVIETQGEQTALLDRTASQRKQRPLGAWEVAKLTYREGGVKPFFRGLAVCSVRAFIVNAVQWAMYEWIMTELGQGRRAKASGTGGVEAETLGGGELAGMGAA
- the pbd-1 gene encoding RSC complex subunit is translated as MPTLRERPSRGDSSPAKRNTTSSAAAPTRTAARTTPRTTRRQSSNTNSNIMAAAPARDAIEVRESIEAKGDVDDDVDMEDADAKDDEPRKPTDKDQDADMADDREDDEDEDHDQDEEDEEESDSAKDLLQLIRDTSEYLCRYTIKVDGEDYEIASGFQRLVNKRSLPDYFEVIKTPMAFSTIRGKLGKKSYTSFNEFVQDVTRICHNAQVYNRPSAPIFSDAGRLLEVFKGKLAELVRKGDITEKDAEIPDYGPLPEFEDSPTPEEEEDEEEEEEEEEESESDDSDAVDSDGRRRRGRRRGGRSRRRKQDDDDDEAQKKHTRPLKVLTPQEARIQALLKGLRKFKNENGHVRINHFQRLPDKSESPGYYAAVRNPIALDMIIRKHKRKKYQYLDQVLQDLELMFENAKLFHEQGSEEYEDAVELQKEARALTEQEKAKPDDDFRDADGKLPLDSIEHGGELWRVGDWVHIRNPNDLSKPIVAQIYRMWSDKSGQKWVNACWFYRPEQTVHRYDKFFYENEVVKTGQYRDHRIEEIEDRCFVMFITRYPKGRPRGLPYNKMVYVCEARYNEEKCKFNKVKTWSSCLPEEVRDQDYEMDLWPVPRTMRKIPSPIKHLLQADAKETDDLPKPTWRSPNAPPLIGAVHRRPREPNESPPPEAHPTFIAPVPLAIGPGPGSGSSHRQSFSGGVPGTPTFHPSVAPAPGPGGHVAFGGQHYVQHFAPRQQQQQQQQQQQQQQPPPQGHGIAPHIVQIHGHPQSHPPPPIHQYQPQLQPHPHQGLHQQPLGPQHQHQPMPGMPMHVQPHHPGMPPMQPSPHYYPHQQPPSYSHQQPPPYHGPGPQHVPIPQPPHQPPPPPPQQQQLQQQQQQQLHQPYQQIQYIHHGPPTTQSQLAPAPPPGPQYDPHHPHSRPVHAHPPPPPPPQQQQPFGVGLPHHPGVPIGLPVAHHSHSHPQPSPIAPNFPTPNRHHQPPPMGTPMQQHPPTMPQQLAPGSAAGNAYNAPRAPEVYTLAENIDSEIPEEVKKQFQTDDQGRVLFFTAPPLNRASVRNGGVAEQYAGLGHSVHWESIKALKEERRRKRKERDEALQEEANKRKAAKTAEAKANGEGDEHKKALSLLEEGILQWCEQMQKGTKHLEELLGGREGWEEMMRQSKEENKGLTEAEIRKKSLRWWLEDQIKKGLVTEEERKQMEEAFLADAKGLTSVKATGLKA